CACCAGATGATAATTTTGCTAAAATCCTTAAAGTCCAGGATATAGATGAACCAAAACCAAAAGCAGATGAGGTTGTTTTCAAGGTCAAAGCAGCAGCTCTGAATTATAATGATATTTGGGGAATGCGAGGACAACCAGTCCCAGTACCATTACCACACGTATCAGGTTCTGACGCCGCAGGAGATGTAATCGCTGTAGGTGAGGACGTTAAAAATATCAAAGTAGGAGACAGAGTTGTTTCCCACTCTAACATGTCTTGTAGAGTTTGTAAAGCATGTACTGATGGTAGAGAATTTGACTGTGTCAATAGAATAATTTGGGGATTCCAAACTGGTCCAACATGGGGAGCTTATCAGGAAGTTACCCACCTTCCAGAAGTTAATATCTCAAAAATCCCTGAAGGTGTTTCTTATGATGAAGCAGCAGCTGCATCAATGACATTACTAACTTCATGGCACATGTTAGTTGGCAGAGCTAAAATCACACCAGGACAAACCGTCTTGATCATGGGAGGTGGTTCTGGAGTCGGCAGCTTTGGAATTCAAATTGCAAAACTGTACAACTGTGATGTTATTGCAACTGCAAGTCCTGACAAACTTGACAAATGTCTAGAACTTGGAGCTGATTATGCAGTAGATCATAGAAAAGATGACTGGCATAAAGAAGTAAGAACAATTACAAAAGAATTAGCCAAGAAGAAAGGTGAAGTACCAGGAATTGATGTTTCATTTGATCACATTGGTGAAACTCATTGGAACAAACAACTAACCTTGCTGAAATATGGTGCAACACTAGTTTCATGTGGGGCAACGACTGGTTATGATGCCAAAACTGACCTAAGACATATCTTCTTTAAAGGAACAAACATCTTGGGTTCAACACAAGGAACCAAA
Above is a window of Nitrosopumilus sp. K4 DNA encoding:
- a CDS encoding zinc-binding dehydrogenase, translated to MKAVVYNEYAPDDNFAKILKVQDIDEPKPKADEVVFKVKAAALNYNDIWGMRGQPVPVPLPHVSGSDAAGDVIAVGEDVKNIKVGDRVVSHSNMSCRVCKACTDGREFDCVNRIIWGFQTGPTWGAYQEVTHLPEVNISKIPEGVSYDEAAAASMTLLTSWHMLVGRAKITPGQTVLIMGGGSGVGSFGIQIAKLYNCDVIATASPDKLDKCLELGADYAVDHRKDDWHKEVRTITKELAKKKGEVPGIDVSFDHIGETHWNKQLTLLKYGATLVSCGATTGYDAKTDLRHIFFKGTNILGSTQGTKAELDQGLYWMGQGKIKAAIDSVYSFEQAAEAHTKMLTGKGLFGKILMKPEGA